The proteins below come from a single Hemiscyllium ocellatum isolate sHemOce1 chromosome 24, sHemOce1.pat.X.cur, whole genome shotgun sequence genomic window:
- the cltcl1 gene encoding clathrin heavy chain 1 isoform X3 — protein MAQILPIRFQEHLQLQNQGVNPANIGFSTLTMESDKFICIREKVGEQAQVVVIDLNDPANPIRRPISADSVIMNPASKVIALKAGKTLQIFNIEMKSKVKAHNMVEEVTFWKWISLNTVALVTETAVFHWSMEGDSQPQKMFDRHASLAGCQIINYRTDLQQKWLLLIGISAQQNRVVGAMQLYSVDRKVSQPIEGHAAAFADFKLEENPTPSTLFCFAVRSQAGGKLHIIEVGQPAAGNQPFTKRAVDVFFPPEAQTDFPVAMQIGTKYGVIYLITKYGYIHLYDLESGACIYMNRISAETIFVTAPHEPTSGIIGVNKKGQVLSVCVEEENIVNYATNVLQNPDLALRMAVRSNLAGAEELFARKFNTLFAQGNYAEAAKVAASAPKGILRTPDTIRKFQTVPAQPGQASPLLQYFGILLDQGQLNKYESLELCRPVLQQGRKQLLEKWLKEDKLECSEELGDLVKTADPTLALSVYLRANVPNKVIQCFAETGQFQKIVLYAKKVGYTPDWVFLLRNVMRVSPDQGLQFAQMLVQDEEPLANINQIVDVFMENNLIQQCTSFLLDALKNNRPSEGHLQTRLLEMNLIHAPQVADAILGNQMFTHYDRAHIAQLCEKAGLLQRALEHYTDLYDIKRAVVHTHLLNPEWLVNFFGALSVEDSLECLRAMLSANIRQNLQLCVQVASKYHEQLGTQSLVELFESFKSYEGLFYFLGSIVNFSQEPDVHFKYIQAACKTGQIKEVERICRESNCYDSERVKNFLKEAKLTDQLPLIIVCDRFDFVHDLVLYLYRNNLQKYIEIYVQKVNPSRLPVVVGGLLDVDCSEEVIKNLITVVRGQFSTDELVGEVEKRNRLKLLLPWLEARIHEGCEEPATHNALAKIYIDSNNNPERFLRENPFYDSSVVGKYCEKRDPHLACVAYERGQCDLDLIKVCNENSLFKSEARYLVRRKDPQLWANVLEENNPFRRQLIDQVVQTALSETQDPEEVSVTVKAFMTADLPNELIELLEKIVLDNNVFSEHRNLQNLLILTAIKADRTRVMEYINRLDNYDAPDIANIAISNELFEEAFAIFRKFDVNTSAVQVLIDHIGNLDRAYEFAERCNEPAVWSQLARAQLQKDLVKEAIDSYIKADDPSAYMEVVKAANKNNNWEDLVKFLQMARKKAKESYVETELIFALAKTNRLSELEEFVNGPNNAHIQQVGDRCYDDGMYDAAKLLYNNVSNFARLASTLVHLGEYQAAVDSARKANSTRTWKEVCFACVDGQEFRLAQICGLHIVIHADELEELISYYQDRGYFEELIALLEAALGLERAHMGMFTELAILYSKFKPQKMREHLELFWSRVNIPKVLRAAEQAHLWAELVFLYDKYEEYDNAVITMMSHPTDAWKEGQYKDIIAKVANVELYYKALQFYLDYKPLLINDLLMVLSPRLDHTRAVTFFSKVNQLPLIKPYLRSVQNHNNKAVNEALNNLLTEEEDYQGLRTSIDAYDNFDNIILAQRLEKHELIEFRRIAAYLYKGNNRWKQSVELCKKDHLYKDAMQYTAESKDTELSEKLLQWFLEEGKQECFASCLFTCYDLLRPDVVLELSWRHNIMDFAMPYFIQVMREYLSKVDKLDASDSLRKDEDQVAEPAPLVFGQQLMLTAGSTAVPPQPGYAYGYPAGYAQPAYGFNM, from the exons CTGGCAAAACCCTACAAATATTTAACATTGAAATGAAGAGCAAAGTGAAAGCTCATAATATGGTTGAAGAAGTCACATTCTGGAAATGGATTTCTTTAAACACTGTTGCCCTAGTAACTGAGACTGCAGTATTCCATTGGAGCATGGAAGGTGACTCTCAGCCACAGAAGATGTTTGATAGGCATGCAAGCTTGGCTGGCTGTCAAATCATTAACTACAGGACAGATCTTCAGCAGAAGTGGTTGCTTCTAATTGGAATTTCTGCACAG CAAAACAGGGTAGTTGGTGCAATGCAGCTGTACTCTGTGGACAGGAAGGTGTCCCAGCCGATTGAGGGACATGCTGCAGCTTTTGCTGACTTCAAattggaagagaatcccacaccGTCAACACTCTTTTGCTTTGCAGTTCGTAGTCAAGCAGGAGGAAAG TTACATATAATAGAAGTAGGTCAGCCCGCTGCTGGAAACCAGCCTTTTACAAagagagcagtggatgtgtttTTCCCTCCAGAGGCCCAAACTGACTTTCCAGTAGCAATGCAA ATTGGAACAAAATATGGGGTTATATATCTCATTACCAAATATGGCTACATCCACTTGTATGACTTGGAATCTGGTGCTTGTATCTACATGAACCGTATTAGTGCTGAGACCATTTTTGTGACTGCTCCCCATGAACCTACATCTGGCATCATTGGAGTCAATAAAAAAGGCCAA GTATTATCTGTTTGTGTGGAAGAAGAGAATATTGTAAACTACGCAACTAATGTGCTCCAAAACCCAGACCTTGCTCTCCGAATGGCTGTGAGAAGCAATCTTGCTGGTGCTGAGGAGCTCTTTGCACGAAAGTTTAACACTTTATTCGCACAAGGAAATTATGCTGAAGCTGCTAAAGTTGCTGCATCAGCTCCAAAG GGTATTCTACGGACTCCAGACACAATTAGAAAATTCCAGACAGTCCCGGCCCAGCCAGGGCAGGCTTCACCTCTTCTGCAGTATTTTGGGATACTCCTTGATCAGGGACAATTGAACAAGTATGAATCACTGGAACTCTGCCGTCCTGTCTTGCAACAAGGCCGCAAGCAACTGCTGGAAAAATGGCTGAAGGAAGATAAG TTGGAGTGTTCTGAGGAACTGGGAGACTTGGTGAAGACAGCTGATCCCACACTAGCTTTAAGTGTCTATCTCCGAGCCAATGTGCCAAATAAAGTTATACAGTGTTTTGCAGAAACTGGGCAATTCCAGAAAATTGTTCTGTATGCGAAAAAG GTTGGTTACACTCCTGACTGGGTCTTCCTGCTGAGAAATGTTATGCGTGTGAGCCCTGACCAAGGACTTCAGTTTGCACAGATGCTTGTCCAGGATGAAGAACCCCTAGCTAATATTAATCAG ATTGTGGATGTATTTATGGAAAATAACCTGATCCAGCAGTGTACATCTTTCCTATTAGATGCGTTGAAGAATAACAGGCCTTCTGAGGGTCACTTACAAACacgccttcttgaaatgaatctGATCCATGCACCGCAG GTGGCTGATGCAATCCTAGGAAACCAGATGTTTACTCACTATGATCGTGCACATATTGCCCAGCTATGTGAAAAAGCTGGCTTGTTGCAGAGGGCTTTGGAGCACTATACAGATTTGTATGATATCAAACGTGCTGTTGTACATACTCACCTTTTGAACCCTGAG TGGCTGGTGAACTTCTTTGGTGCACTCTCTGTAGAAGACTCCCTTGAGTGCTTGCGTGCCATGTTGTCAGCTAACATCCGCCAGAATCTGCAGCTTTGTGTGCAAGTAGCATCCAAGTACCATGAGCAGCTTGGCACTCAGTCATTGGTGGAACTTTTTGAATCCTTTAAGAGTTATGAGG GATTGTTTTATTTCCTTGGATCCATTGTGAACTTCAGTCAGGAGCCTGATGTTCACTTCAAGTATATTCAGGCAGCATGTAAAACTGGACAAATTAAAGAAGTTGAGCGTATATGCCGTGAGAGCAACTGCTATGATTCAGAACGTGTGAAGAATTTCCTGAAG GAAGCCAAACTGACAGACCAGCTTCCCTTAATCATTGTGTGTGACCGATTTGACTTTGTCCATGACCTCGTTCTGTACCTGTATCGCAACAACCTGCAGAAATACATTGAAATCTATGtccagaag GTGAATCCAAGCAGGCTTCCAGTAGTGGTAGGTGGACTACTGGATGTGGATTGCTCTGAAGAAGTTATCAAAAATCTGATCACTGTAGTCCGTGGACAGTTCTCAACTGACGAGCTTGTGGGCGAAGTAGAGAAAAGAAACAG ATTGAAATTGTTGCTTCCCTGGCTGGAGGCTAGAATTCATGAAGGCTGTGAAGAGCCTGCTACTCACAATGCTTTAGCTAAAATCTATATCGATAGCAATAACAATCCTGAGCGTTTTCTGCGTGAAAACCCCTTCTATGATAGCTCTGTGGTTGGCAAGTACTGTGAAAAGAGGGATCCGCATTTGGCTTGTGTGGCTTATGAGCGAGGCCAGTGTGATCTGGATCTCATCAAG GTTTGCAATGAGAACTCTCTATTCAAGAGTGAGGCTCGTTATCTTGTACGTAGAAAAGATCCACAGCTTTGGGCCAATGTTCTTGAAGAAAATAATCCTTTTAGACGCCAGCTGATTGACCAG GTTGTCCAAACAGCCCTGTCTGAAACCCAGGATCCAGAAGAAGTATCTGTCACTGTGAAAGCCTTTATGACTGCCGACCTCCCCAATGAGCTGATTGAACTGCTCGAGAAGATAGTCTTGGATAACAATGTCTTTAGTGAACATAG GAACCTACAGAACCTCTTGATTCTTACTGCTATTAAAGCAGATCGCACCCGTGTTATGGAGTACATTAATCGTCTCGACAACTACGATGCTCCTGATATTGCGAACATTGCCATCAGTaatgagctttttgaagaagcatTTGCAATCTTTCGAAAGTTTGATGTGAACACTTCTGCTGTGCAG GTTCTGATTGACCACATTGGCAATCTTGATCGTGCTTATGAATTTGCAGAACGTTGTAATGAGCCAGCAGTATGGAGTCAGCTGGCAAGAGCACAATTACAGAAGGATTTGGTTAAAGAAGCCATCGATTCCTACATCAAGGCTGATGATCCTTCTGCCTATATGGAGGTTGTGAAAGCAGCCAACAAGAACA ATAACTGGGAAGACCTGGTGAAATTTCTGCAAATGGCTAGGAAGAAAGCCAAAGAGTCATATGTGGAGACAGAGTTGATATTTGCTCTGGCAAAGACCAACCGTTTGTCTGAACTGGAGGAATTTGTTAATGGAcccaacaatgcccacattcaACAA GTTGGTGATCGCTGTTATGATGATGGCATGTATGATGCAGCAAAATTACTTTACAACAATGTGTCCAACTTCGCCCGCTTGGCTTCCACTCTGGTACATCTAGGCGAGTACCAAGCTGCTGTGGACAGTGCTCGCAAAGCTAACAGCACCAGAACTTGGAAAGAG GTTTGTTTTGCCTGTGTTGATGGCCAAGAATTCCGTCTTGCCCAGATATGTGGCCTACACATTGTCATCCATGCAGATGAACTTGAGGAGCTGATCAGTTACTACCAG GATCGAGGGTATTTTGAGGAACTGATCGCTCTCTTGGAAGCAGCATTGGGCTTGGAACGGGCTCACATGGGAATGTTCACAGAGCTGGCAATACTATACTCCAAATTCAAGCCGCAAAAGATGAGGGAACACTTGGAACTTTTCTGGTCCAGAGTCAATATTCCAAAG GTCCTTCGTGCAGCAGAGCAGGCACACCTTTGGGCTGAGCTGGTCTTCCTTTATGATAAATATGAAGAGTATGACAATGCAGTCATAACTATGATGAGTCACCCAACAGATGCTTGGAAGGAAGGGCAATATAAAGATATAATCGCAAAG GTTGCTAACGTAGAATTGTATTACAAGGCCCTACAGTTCTACTTGGATTACAAACCACTGTTGATCAATGATCTGTTAATGGTGCTATCACCACGTTTAGACCATACCAGGGCGGTCACTTTCTTCAGCAAG GTGAACCAATTGCCTCTAATAAAACCATATTTACGCTCTGTTCAAAATCACAATAATAAAGCTGTGAATGAAGCTCTGAACAACCTGCTTACTGAAGAGGAGGATTATCAG GGTTTGCGTACATCTATTGATGCATATGATAACTTCGACAACATTATCCTTGCTCAGCGCCTGGAAAAGCATGAGCTAATTGAGTTCAGGCGTATTGCTGCTTATCTCTACAAAGGTAACAATCGCTGGAAACAAAGTGTGGAACTCTGCAAAAAAGACCACTTGTACAAG GATGCAATGCAATATACAGCTGAATCCAAGGACACTGAGCTCTCTGAGAAACTTCTGCAATGGTTCCTGGAAGAGGGCAAGCAAGAATGTTTTGCGTCCTGCTTATTCACGTGCTATGATTTGTTACGGCCAGATGTGGTTCTTGAGCTGTCATGGAGACATAACATCATGGACTTTGCAATGCCATATTTTATTCAAGTTATGAGGGAATATCTCAGCAAA gTTGATAAACTTGATGCTTCGGATAGCTTGAGAAAAGATGAAGACCAAGTGGCTGAACCAGCTCCTCTAGTATTTG GTCAGCAGTTAATGTTGACAGCAGGTTCCACTGCAGTCCCTCCCCAGCCTGGCTATGCTTATGGTTATCCAGCTGGCTATGCTCAGCCTGCTTATGGCTTCAACATGTAG